A genomic region of Anopheles coustani chromosome 3, idAnoCousDA_361_x.2, whole genome shotgun sequence contains the following coding sequences:
- the LOC131260795 gene encoding RNA-binding protein 28-like translates to MSPIKNTSKCDEKQVKGNSTNLDEDEDKAEVQADINRQTNASDKLSRSEIRKRSKIFFHRQHRVIIRNLSYRITESKLRKEFERFGTLEEVNILKRPDGKLVGCAFLQYSTKEESDRAIQEMDSEIFMGRKIEVCYAVDKSDYKKVKNRKEVKTEEIKQDPEEVIDDDAEVKTESTDDEDDEDDDANEEEEEEEDDDEDDGDDDDDDDDEEEEQSDDDMDEEEQKPVVDEKPKIKRKDNHSEVEEGRTVFVKNIPYEVEAAELKEVMEQFGTVQQVLINKDRISGHSKGTAFVIFKLKDSAQMSCRQNLKLQIHDQFLEILEALRKKDITDRTNAKAEKRSKDSRNLYLLKEGIIMAGSPAAKDVSKTDMAQRLRLEQRNNEMLKSFNRFVAKDRLTVHNIPPHFSNDDLRKIVIQHTSYKPIECRVMRDSRPSFGNPLGASRGYGFLSFKQHETALEVLRKLNNNPSVFGKNNRPIVAFSIEDLKVHKIKQQRLEKSRLKNPTYQKKMEEIKQKKQQKVVSKKAANRLELQKLAVAPSVVLQKLNSKGANLVDTSGIKKKERKRDIEITPFTGEIAKKGRTSIRSNRKIHHQANSHMERIKAERKEQRKKKVKQEHAQNRLQKSKPPQKKPKLDQELHKEDSYFKQTVGKYKDMISNITKQSTRGKWYTG, encoded by the coding sequence ATGTCTCCCATTAAAAATACAAGCAAGTGTGACGAGAAACAAGTGAAAGGAAATTCGACAAACCTTGACGAAGACGAAGATAAAGCGGAGGTGCAGGCAGATATCAACCGGCAGACGAATGCCTCCGACAAACTCAGCCGCTCTGAAATTCGCAAAAGGAGCAAGATATTCTTTCATCGTCAGCATCGTGTCATTATACGGAATCTTTCGTATCGAATCACCGAGTCGAAGCTGCGAAAGGAATTTGAGCGTTTTGGAACATTGGAGGAAGTTAATATTCTAAAGCGCCCGGATGGAAAATTGGTAGGATGCGCGTTTCTTCAATATTCGACAAAGGAAGAATCAGATCGAGCTATCCAGGAGATGGATAGTGAAATATTCATGGGACGGAAAATAGAAGTGTGCTACGCAGTTGATAAGTCGGATTATAAGAAGGTTAAAAACCGAAAGGAAGTCAAAACAGAGGAGATAAAACAGGATCCCGAAGAAGTTATCGACGACGATGCTGAGGTAAAAACTGAATCTACcgacgatgaagatgatgaagaCGATGATGCAaatgaggaagaggaggaggaggaggacgacgacgaagacgacggagacgacgacgatgatgatgatgatgaggaggaGGAACAGAGCGATGATGATATGGATGAGGAAGAGCAGAAGCCAGTTGTTGATGAAAAACCGAAAATTAAACGAAAGGACAATCATTCGGAAGTTGAAGAAGGACGTACCGTGTTCGTCAAAAACATACCTTACGAGGTTGAAGCGGCCGAATTGAAAGAAGTCATGGAACAGTTCGGTACGGTCCAACAGGTGCTGATAAACAAGGATCGTATTTCAGGACACTCGAAGGGGACGGCGTTTGTAATTTTCAAACTGAAGGATTCCGCCCAGATGAGCTGCCGTCAAAATTTGAAGCTTCAAATCCATGATCAATTTCTGGAAATTCTTGAGGCTCTGCGGAAGAAAGATATAACTGACCGTACGAACGCAAAGGCGGAGAAGAGATCAAAAGATTCACGTAATTTGTACCTGCTCAAAGAGGGCATTATAATGGCTGGTTCACCCGCTGCTAAGGATGTTTCCAAAACCGATATGGCACAGCGTTTGCGCTTGGAgcaacgaaacaacgaaatgttGAAAAGCTTCAATCGTTTTGTAGCGAAAGACCGTCTTACGGTGCATAATATTCCGCCCCATTTTTCGAACGATGATTTGCGCAAGATTGTTATTCAACACACCTCCTATAAGCCGATAGAGTGCCGTGTAATGCGTGATTCTCGCCCATCGTTTGGCAACCCGTTGGGCGCTTCCCGTGGATATGGGTTCCTTTCGTTTAAGCAACATGAAACTGCTCTAGAAGTGTTGCGTAAACTGAATAACAATCCTAGCGTGTTCGGTAAAAACAATCGACCGATCGTCGCTTTCAGTATAGAAGATTTAAAAGTTcataaaattaagcaacagCGGTTGGAAAAATCCCGTTTAAAGAACCCAACCTaccaaaagaaaatggaagagATTAAACagaagaaacaacaaaaggTTGTTAGTAAGAAAGCAGCAAATCGACTAGAGCTTCAAAAGCTTGCCGTTGCGCCCAGCGTTGTTTTACAAAAGTTGAATTCGAAAGGAGCCAATTTAGTTGACACGTCCGgtataaagaaaaaagaacgtaAACGGGATATCGAGATAACGCCATTTACCGGAGAAATTGCAAAGAAAGGCCGAACGAGTATCAGGTCGAATCGCAAAATTCATCATCAAGCCAATTCCCACATGGAACGCATTAAGGCAGAGCGCAAGgagcaaagaaagaaaaaagtaaaacaggaACACGCACAAAACCGATTGCAAAAAAGTAAACCACCACAAAAGAAACCGAAGTTGGATCAGGAACTTCATAAAGAAGATTCCTACTTCAAACAAACCGTTGGCAAATATAAGGATATGATTAGTAATATAACAAAACAATCAACTAGAGGCAAATGGTATACCGGGTAA
- the LOC131258484 gene encoding nucleoporin Nup37, with amino-acid sequence MMDLKGSPANHTITLMDQIITFELSPYEWSQNLLCIALHNKLVLGSVRFPEESENEGFRWQQLKDIYHECLPRCVAFAPETSLVVIPKVVILATASSDNKIRIFKTDLDDDKKNDTVQILKGHRSHVNHVSWDPDGEFLASCSDDKSCILWECAEGYKRGPTFVFDAAVMVSKWHPEEPGHLLIAVKSGALHIYNVRAKTSILVVETDTNPLTCMDWSLNNSSYVAAMASGIIYLWDLQNSNWPMDTNAMHNECGHVVKFSPRSDHIVASIGRPNATLKVMHLKNKLPQIESKLATYGGLCWHYQLPYVVAASDKKLNFWKISF; translated from the exons ATGATGGATTTGAAAGGATCGCCAGCGAACCACACCATTACCCTTATGGACCAGATCATCACGTTCGAACTTTCCCCATACGAGTGGTCCCAAAATCTGCTGTGCATTGCGCTGCACAATAAACTTGTGCTTGGATCAGTTCGCTTTCCG GAAGAAAGCGAAAACGAGGGTTTCAGATGGCAACAGCTGAAAGATATTTATCACGAATGCCTCCCTCGGTGCGTTGCGTTTGCACCGGAGACATCGCTGGTCGTGATACCGAAGGTGGTAATACTAGCAACTGCTAGTTCGGATAACAAGATTCGTATTTTTAAAACGGATTTGGACGACGACAAGAAAAACGACACCGTCCAGATCTTAAAAGGACACCGCTCGCACGTGAACCATGTTAGCTGGGATCCTGATGGTGAATTTTTGGCATCTTGTAGTGATGATAAATCTTGCATACTGTGGGAGTGCGCTGAAGGCTACAAACGGGGGCCTACGTTTGTATTCGACGCAGCCGTGATGGTATCGAAATGGCACCCGGAAGAGCCAGGACACTTGTTGATTGCGGTAAAGTCAGGGGCTCTCCATATCTACAATGTGCGTGCGAAAACATCAATTTTGGTTGTGGAAACGGACACCAACCCACTTACGTGCATGGACTGGAGCTTGAACAATTCTAGCTACGTTGCAGCAATGGCTAGTGGCATCATTTATCTCTGGGATCTACAAAATTCAAACTGGCCAATGGATACCAATGCTATGCACAATGAATGTGGACATGTGGTGAAATTTTCACCCCGTTCAGATCATATAGTCGCCTCAATCGGAAGGCCAAACGCAACGCTGAAGGTAatgcatttgaaaaacaaGCTACCGCAGATTGAATCGAAATTGGCTACCTACGGTGGATTGTGCTGGCATTATCAGTTGCCATATGTTGTTGCAGCATCCGATAAAAAGTTGAATTTTTGGAAAATCTCATTCTAA
- the LOC131260796 gene encoding oxysterol-binding protein-related protein 11, whose protein sequence is MENLSKVLSMNRQPLSGQLYKYTNVVKGWQYRWFSVDAQAGLLSYYLCEPSGDDSSSSHIVSGTPRGQVHLAGAVICPSDEDSKTFTVNCASGDMLKLRAVDARARQEWVDGLRAIVESHSNSTGTALPPRDQLAAHDAFGAARQQLQQTELSNAALARAIENLSSPLSHTDPDLLVVKALSAASTHCLLQCLGLLQRHQELAPDSRLEQSF, encoded by the exons ATGGAAAACCTTAGCAAAGTATTAAGCATGAATCGACAGCCACTGAGTGGCCAGCTTTACAAATACACGAACGTGGTAAAAG GCTGGCAGTACCGCTGGTTTAGCGTCGATGCACAGGCTGGACTGCTCAGCTACTATCTGTGCGAACCATCTGGAGATGATTCAAGCAGCTCCCATATCGTGAGCGGTACGCCCCGCGGGCAGGTGCATCTAGCCGGTGCTGTGATATGCCCCAGTGATGAGGATTCCAAAACATTCACCGTCAATTGCGCTTCTGGCGATATGCTGAAGCTTCGGGCGGTTGATGCTCGTGCTCGGCAGGAATGGGTGGACGGATTGCGGGCGATTGTGGAGAGCCATTCAAACTCCACCGGAACGGCGTTGCCACCGAGGGATCAGCTTGCCGCACATGATGCGTTTGGTGCCGCACGACAGCAGTTGCAACAGACGGAACTGAGCAATGCAGCTCTAGCAAGAGCCATCGAGAATCTAAGCAGCCCACTATCACACACCGATCCGGACCTTCTGGTAGTGAAGGCATTGTCCGCCGCAAGCACTCATTGTCTATTGCAATGCTTGGGATTATTACAGCGACATCAAGAACTTGCTCCTGATTCAAGATTAGAACAAAGTTTCTAA
- the LOC131270251 gene encoding uncharacterized protein LOC131270251, which yields MAKIIVNFQHDRGLVYDANDYFRLRSEFRIVGNLIGVPVSHPRNINQQGLPAVLSTVELKFLLAKNAIELVDRNAAFMNVPSDEQIQLHESLVQKQKEEIRQPVIEKRMEAFRKHLPKIVEGKRKKLLKSGTKIEDIKISAEQLLAEEMEKIKQEKFDTLVQIPTKYQLNIETTTPEPKLILNAEDLIKYQVFESLWNDGGFITSGDAFGCDFLLYPGDPICFHASHMVHVVKNSSQKLDLKYIIRICRLSVVVNKFCVIAYIDACTNEVQFETIEWAGSGNKSESS from the exons ATGGCAAAAATAATTGTGAATTTTCAGCACGATCGAGGCCTTGTTTATGATGCGAATG ATTATTTTAGGCTGCGGTCCGAGTTTCGAATTGTTGGCAATCTGATTGGTGTGCCAGTGTCTCACCCGAGGAATATTAACCAGCAGGGATTGCCCGCTGTACTTTCGACGGTGGAGTTGAAATTTCTATTGGCGAAAAATGCCATAGAACTAGTCGATCGAAATGCTGCCTTCATGAATGTCCCTAGTGATGAACAGATCCAGCTTCACGAAAGTTTGGTTCAGAAGCAGAAGGAAGAAATACGGCAGCCTGTAATCGAAAAACGAATGGAAGCTTTTCGCAAACATTTGCCAAAGATTGTGGagggcaaaagaaagaaactgcTCAAATCAGGAACGAAAATTGAAG ATATTAAAATTAGTGCAGAACAGTTGCTTGCCGAAGAAATGGAGAAGATTAAGCAGGAAAAGTTTGATACGTTAGTGCAAATTCCAACAAAGTATCAACTCAATattg AGACAACGACCCCAGAACCAAAATTGATTCTGAATGCCGAAGATCTCATCAAGTATCAAGTCTTCGAATCACTATGGAATGATGGCGGCTTCATAACATCCGGAGATGCTTTTGGATGCGATTTCTTGCTGTACCCCGGAGATCCAATTTGTTTTCACGCTTCCCATATGGTGCATGTGGTGAAAAATTCTTCCCAAAAACTTGATTTAAAGTACATTATTCGAATTTGTCGCCTCTCGGTAGTGGTGAATAAATTCTGTGTCATTGCGTACATCGACGCATGCACTAACGAAGTACAGTTTGAAACAATAGAATGGGCAGGCAGTGGTAATAAAAGTGAAAGTAGTTGA
- the LOC131272307 gene encoding small ribosomal subunit protein uS2m: MLSRRLCSAVLPRMMSTLPIPEQAVVSDKGFDMLNHPDFFGVHKLFTVEDLFKSRVHIGHKEGTLNDGMKGYLYGSRLGHCIIDLDKTVEHLRAALNVVAHIAYRDGIILFFNRNALNAHVVEKTARECGEFAHTRYWRGGVFTNSKVQFGAVTRLPDLCIFLNTMNNVLDMHTAVRDAAKMNIPTVGIVDTNCNPNLITYPVPGNDDTPAAIELYCKLFKKAVLLGKEARKAHTVVENK; encoded by the exons ATGCTCTCACGAAGATTATGTTCTGCGG TGTTGCCCCGCATGATGTCTACATTGCCGATACCGGAGCAAGCGGTAGTGAGTGATAAAG GCTTCGATATGCTCAACCACCCAGACTTTTTCGGAGTTCACAAGCTGTTCACGGTGGAAGATCTCTTCAAATCCCGGGTCCACATTGGCCACAAGGAAGGCACACTGAACGATGGCATGAAAGGATACCTGTACGGTAGTCGGCTGGGACATTGCATTATTGATCTCGACAAAACTGTGGAGCATTTACGTGCGGCGCTAAATGTCGTTGCGCACATAGCGTACCGTGATGGGATTATACTATTCTTTAACCGGAATGCACTGAATGCACATGTCGTTGAGAAAACTGCCAGGGAATGTGGAGAATTTGCCCATACGCGCTACTGGCGAGGGGGAGTTTTTACTAACTCCAAGGTTCAGTTTGGTGCCGTGACCCGTTTGCCTGATTTATGTATCTTTTTAAACACCATGAACAATGTGCTTGATATGCACACTGCTGTACGTGATGCGGCTAAGATGAATATTCCAACAGTTGGTATCGTGGACACGAATTGCAACCCCAATCTCATCACCTACCCTGTTCCAGGAAATGATGACACTCCGGCAGCCATAGAATTATATTGTAAACTCTTTAAAAAAGCTGTCCTTCTAGGTAAGGAAGCAAGAAAAGCGCATACGGTTGTCGAAAACAAGTAA